One region of Salvia miltiorrhiza cultivar Shanhuang (shh) chromosome 3, IMPLAD_Smil_shh, whole genome shotgun sequence genomic DNA includes:
- the LOC131017901 gene encoding probable polygalacturonase, producing MYRCDCSFSFCVGWLLLLFINFGEFANGDWATCSGIVPMSYRNDKISITDFGGVGDGVTLNTKAFREAIYRIEHLRRRGGSLLYIPPGEYLTGPFNLTSRMTLYLARGAVIKATKDVWQWPLIAPLPSYGRGRERPGGRYMSFIHGNGLHDVIITGENGTIDGQGGIWWDMWRRRTLKFTRPNLIEFMNSRSILISNVIFKNSPFWNIHPVYCSHVVIRYVTILAPADSPNTDGIDPDSSSNICIEDSFISTGDDLVAVKSGWDEYGIAFGRASHSITIRRLTGSSPFAGIAVGSETSGGVADVLAEHITLYNMGIGIHVKTNIGRGGVVRNITVSNVYMENTRTGIKISGDVGDHPDEYYNRNALPVLKNVVIKNVWGERVQQPGLIRGLRNAPFTDICLSNIHLGGARPWQCSNVFGAAVQVSPSPCALLTSSRQQLGACSSSF from the exons ATGTATCGCTGTGATTGTTCATTTTCGTTTTGTGTTGGGTGGTTATTACTGTTATTTATTAACTTTGGAGAATTCGCGAATGGTGATTGGGCAACTTGCTCCGGGATCGTTCCGATGAGTTACCGGAACGATAAGATATCGATAACGGACTTCGGAGGCGTGGGCGATGGGGTGACGTTGAACACGAAAGCATTCAGAGAAGCAATTTACAGAATCGAGCATTTGAGAAGGAGAGGTGGCTCGCTGCTTTACATTCCTCCTGGAGAATATTTAACCGGACCGTTTAATCTCACAAGCCGTATGACTCTTTACTTGGCTAGAGGCGCCGTGATCAAAGCCACTAAG GATGTTTGGCAGTGGCCCTTGATAGCGCCGTTGCCCTCTTATGGAAGAGGAAGAGAACGGCCCGGAGGAAGGTACATGAGCTTCATCCATGGTAACGGTCTACATGATGTGATAATCACAG GGGAAAATGGAACAATCGATGGCCAAGGTGGCATCTGGTGGGACATGTGGAGGCGAAGAACTCTCAAGTTCACTCGACCAAACCTTATCGAGTTCATGAACTCGAGAAGCATTCTCATTTCCAATGTCATTTTCAAGAACTCGCCCTTTTGGAACATACACCCCGTTTACTGCAG TCATGTTGTGATTCGATATGTAACGATTCTTGCTCCAGCTGACTCTCCCAACACTGATGGAATTGATCCAG ACTCGAGCTCCAACATATGCATCGAGGACTCCTTCATATCAACCGGGGACGACCTAGTAGCCGTGAAGAGCGGGTGGGACGAATACGGGATAGCATTTGGTCGAGCCAGCCACAGCATCACCATCAGAAGACTAACCGGGTCATCGCCATTCGCTGGAATCGCAGTGGGAAGCGAGACCTCCGGTGGCGTGGCGGACGTCCTGGCCGAGCACATAACCCTGTACAACATGGGGATTGGCATACATGTCAAGACCAACATCGGCAGGGGAGGGGTCGTGAGGAACATAACCGTGTCGAATGTCTACATGGAGAACACGCGGACGGGGATAAAGATCTCAGGCGACGTGGGAGACCACCCCGACGAGTATTACAACCGGAATGCTCTCCCGGTCCTCAAGAATGTGGTGATAAAAAATGTTTGGGGTGAAAGAGTGCAGCAACCCGGCCTCATCCGCGGCCTTAGAAACGCGCCGTTTACTGATATTTGCCTCTCCAACATCCATCTTGGTGGCGCACGgccgtggcagtgctcgaatgTGTTCGGAGCTGCCGTTCAAGTCAGCCCGTCGCCGTGCGCCCTGCTCACCTCCTCCCGCCAGCAGCTAGGTGCATGCTCGTCTTCCTTTTAA